From Spartinivicinus ruber, the proteins below share one genomic window:
- a CDS encoding YHS domain-containing (seleno)protein — MKYWLSVLFCFWISSALAGDAVYTGFFSNKAVSGYDTVAYFTKSKPVKGKSQYKYTYKGAEWYFANQEHLDLFKQNPEKYAPQYGGFCAWAVAAKNSRASADPNNWKIVNGKLYLNYDDGVQQQWLQDIPGFIEKGDKNWPGLLAE, encoded by the coding sequence ATGAAATATTGGCTAAGTGTATTGTTTTGCTTTTGGATTAGTTCTGCATTGGCAGGAGATGCTGTTTATACTGGTTTTTTCAGTAATAAAGCGGTGAGTGGTTACGATACAGTGGCTTACTTTACGAAAAGCAAGCCAGTGAAGGGTAAAAGTCAGTATAAGTATACTTATAAAGGAGCTGAATGGTATTTTGCTAACCAAGAACACCTTGATTTATTTAAGCAAAACCCAGAGAAATATGCGCCTCAATATGGCGGCTTCTGTGCGTGGGCAGTTGCAGCCAAAAATTCTCGCGCATCAGCAGACCCTAATAACTGGAAAATTGTAAATGGAAAACTGTATTTGAATTACGATGATGGAGTGCAGCAGCAGTGGTTGCAAGATATACCTGGGTTTATTGAAAAAGGGGATAAGAACTGGCCAGGGCTCTTAGCTGAATAA
- a CDS encoding ATP-grasp domain-containing protein — MTKASVYENTLIQQAVNPTFANRPVHPGMPPLDLSGKAVSFFEFWPTQLVYLPVVVQWLMLTLKYRSINLPLIANPKIPLGGMVGEAKSDVFKLANGKAKQFIAPAISLTVEKKVVASQQVAEIVTRLAKQGIQLPVVAKPDIGCRGVGVRIVRDQQQLVDYIEYFPNQASLILQELVPYEAEAGIFYIRYPGKEKGEIFSITLKYAPYVFGNGKDNLQALIEADPRASKVAHLYLSRHQQHLDIVLPEGQPFRLAFAGSHSRGSIFRDGKQLITPALTAKLDEITKDIDEFYYGRLDVRFKDAELLKQGRDFKIVEINGASSEATHIWDRNASLKDVYKALFYQYKTLFEIGEINRRRGFKIPGLKALWQAYKKEKNLVASYPATE; from the coding sequence GTGACAAAAGCATCGGTATATGAGAATACTCTGATTCAGCAGGCTGTTAATCCTACCTTTGCTAATCGCCCGGTGCATCCAGGCATGCCTCCCTTAGATTTATCAGGCAAAGCAGTATCCTTTTTTGAGTTTTGGCCTACACAGCTGGTTTATTTACCTGTTGTTGTACAGTGGCTAATGTTAACGCTGAAATACCGTTCGATAAATTTACCATTGATTGCTAACCCGAAAATTCCACTGGGTGGAATGGTGGGGGAAGCAAAAAGTGATGTGTTTAAATTAGCGAATGGGAAAGCCAAACAATTTATCGCGCCTGCCATTTCTTTAACGGTTGAGAAAAAAGTTGTTGCCAGCCAGCAAGTAGCGGAGATAGTAACAAGGTTAGCCAAGCAAGGGATACAACTGCCTGTCGTTGCCAAGCCTGATATTGGGTGTCGAGGAGTTGGGGTAAGAATAGTTCGTGATCAACAACAACTAGTTGATTATATTGAATATTTTCCCAATCAAGCCAGTTTAATTTTGCAGGAGTTGGTACCTTATGAAGCTGAGGCTGGGATATTTTATATTCGTTATCCTGGCAAAGAGAAAGGGGAGATTTTTTCTATTACCTTAAAATATGCACCTTATGTATTTGGTAATGGCAAGGACAATTTACAAGCGTTGATTGAAGCAGATCCACGAGCCAGTAAAGTTGCTCATCTTTATCTGAGCAGACACCAACAGCATTTGGATATAGTGCTACCCGAAGGCCAACCGTTTCGTTTAGCTTTTGCTGGCAGTCATAGCCGTGGCTCAATTTTTCGTGATGGGAAGCAATTAATTACACCAGCGTTAACTGCCAAACTGGATGAAATTACCAAAGATATTGATGAATTTTATTATGGTCGACTGGATGTGCGTTTTAAAGACGCTGAACTGCTTAAACAAGGTCGTGATTTTAAAATTGTAGAAATTAATGGTGCCAGTAGTGAAGCAACCCATATTTGGGACCGTAATGCCAGCCTGAAAGATGTCTATAAAGCACTGTTTTACCAGTATAAAACGCTGTTTGAAATTGGAGAGATAAATCGCCGACGAGGATTTAAAATACCTGGTTTGAAAGCTTTATGGCAAGCTTATAAAAAAGAAAAAAATCTGGTAGCTAGTTATCCAGCTACAGAGTAG
- a CDS encoding DedA family protein has protein sequence MLETLLAFSQHPLVLAILLVLVSYVLEDVAIVLAALLALDGYLPISWGMTAAFIGIWSGDLGLYGLGRLACRYQWAQRYVASHPRVKQFGGWLADQLLVKILICRLMPGLRFPGYVACGLYQLSLATFCLAISLATLVWTVLVFAGFYLFGELFEGWFDQAKWGLIPLALLLIWWSRRKAQQSMVEELTS, from the coding sequence ATGCTTGAAACATTATTAGCGTTTTCTCAGCACCCATTGGTGCTTGCCATTTTGCTCGTGCTGGTCAGTTATGTGCTGGAAGATGTGGCGATTGTTTTGGCTGCATTGTTAGCGCTGGATGGCTATCTTCCCATCAGTTGGGGAATGACAGCCGCATTTATTGGTATTTGGAGCGGTGATTTAGGCTTGTATGGATTAGGACGTTTAGCTTGCCGTTATCAGTGGGCGCAACGCTATGTCGCCAGTCACCCCAGAGTCAAGCAATTTGGGGGGTGGTTGGCTGACCAGCTATTAGTAAAAATACTCATTTGTCGTTTAATGCCGGGATTACGCTTTCCTGGTTATGTTGCTTGTGGTTTATATCAACTATCACTTGCCACTTTTTGTTTGGCTATTTCGTTGGCCACGTTGGTATGGACAGTATTGGTGTTTGCAGGTTTTTATCTATTTGGTGAACTATTTGAAGGCTGGTTTGATCAAGCTAAATGGGGCTTGATTCCCTTGGCATTGCTGCTAATTTGGTGGTCTCGCCGTAAAGCCCAACAATCTATGGTTGAGGAGTTAACTTCGTGA
- a CDS encoding DinB family protein, giving the protein MKATIQGNLAVLSQAFKLIKQLSADDYHTPIPPLNSSIGQHIRHVLDHYLHLQRWEPGTPLDYDQRKRGTDIEFNPVAALQQIEALQEWLERLLYLDNQPMTLCSLVVDNPSPVTCATSFQRELLFSASHAVHHYALISVILKLKKIPVDDTFGVAPATLQYQQQ; this is encoded by the coding sequence ATGAAGGCCACAATTCAAGGCAATCTTGCTGTACTAAGTCAGGCATTCAAACTTATCAAACAGTTATCAGCCGATGACTACCATACCCCTATCCCGCCCTTAAACAGCTCAATTGGCCAACACATTCGCCATGTCCTTGACCATTACCTTCATCTTCAACGCTGGGAACCTGGAACGCCTCTGGATTATGATCAGCGCAAACGGGGCACAGACATTGAGTTCAACCCAGTAGCCGCCTTGCAACAAATAGAAGCGCTTCAGGAGTGGTTAGAACGATTATTATACTTAGACAATCAGCCGATGACTTTATGTAGTTTGGTTGTCGACAACCCATCCCCAGTCACTTGTGCTACTAGTTTTCAACGCGAACTCTTATTTAGTGCCAGCCACGCGGTGCATCACTACGCCTTGATTAGTGTTATTTTGAAACTGAAAAAAATTCCTGTTGATGACACTTTTGGTGTAGCGCCTGCTACTTTACAATACCAGCAACAGTAG
- a CDS encoding NRDE family protein — translation MCTISWLVDTHRYEVFFNRDEQKSRPVALPPQFVNHTSTLSLMPIDPAGGGSWLAATEYGQIIALLNLYQADTKAVSSDQQSRGLLVHQLASISHWQLQLRWLNELNCSPYRPFSLFIFTPTWHNQNQLKQLAVHQFDWNNQTLRQQQPSISFFSSSSVATQAVLANRQACYDALNTPFQDHQHDKGKPISRLTSMDLLHLHQSHQPEASAYSICMHRADAQTVSFSHIKVNRQQTAFDYYSGSPCQTHQPQRFLLPNKSACTDY, via the coding sequence ATGTGCACAATTAGTTGGCTTGTTGATACCCATCGCTATGAGGTTTTTTTTAATCGAGACGAGCAAAAAAGTCGGCCTGTCGCGCTGCCCCCTCAGTTTGTTAACCACACGTCTACTCTTAGCTTAATGCCTATTGACCCAGCAGGCGGGGGTAGCTGGCTGGCAGCAACAGAATATGGGCAAATTATCGCGTTACTTAACCTCTATCAGGCAGACACAAAAGCTGTTTCTTCTGATCAACAAAGCCGTGGATTGTTAGTCCACCAGTTAGCAAGCATCTCTCATTGGCAACTCCAACTGCGCTGGTTAAACGAGCTTAACTGCAGCCCTTATCGCCCATTTAGTTTATTTATTTTTACACCCACCTGGCATAACCAGAACCAACTCAAACAACTGGCTGTTCATCAGTTCGATTGGAATAATCAGACCCTTCGACAGCAGCAACCCTCGATTAGCTTTTTCAGCTCATCTTCAGTGGCAACTCAAGCGGTATTAGCTAATCGGCAAGCTTGCTATGACGCGTTAAATACCCCCTTCCAAGACCACCAACATGACAAAGGTAAACCGATATCAAGATTAACCTCAATGGACTTGTTACATTTACACCAAAGTCACCAACCCGAGGCTTCTGCTTACTCTATTTGTATGCACCGTGCAGACGCCCAAACCGTGAGTTTTAGTCATATCAAAGTTAACCGACAACAGACGGCGTTTGATTATTACTCCGGCTCCCCCTGTCAAACCCATCAGCCACAACGTTTTCTATTGCCAAATAAAAGCGCTTGCACTGATTACTGA
- a CDS encoding L,D-transpeptidase family protein, translated as MQSESIVSQQVNHINRLIKPIRVGIGQLKNSSYFKAWRRYTFAWAVLLLPQLGASLTFPLPENDDDVVGERRVIRTVYTDTFADLALKEGVGFLALIAANPKVDAWVPGDGAEVVLPTRMILPPGPRKGIVINLAELRLYYYPPDDPVVMVYPIGIGRKGWETPLGKTRITQKKPNPSWRPPESIRQERARKGEFIPDVIPPGPNNPLGKYALRLGFQGSYLIHGTNLDFGVGMRVSHGCIRLFPDDIEELFSWVNRGTPVRVIHEPYKIGKLNGEFYVEAHEPLSEWSRRHETAPYRALESWFEVIEKDSQQMAVDQRKILDVLTEQLGMPVKVSGDFSSAKVSQSPSDS; from the coding sequence ATGCAAAGCGAAAGCATTGTTAGCCAACAAGTGAACCATATTAATCGCTTGATCAAGCCAATCAGGGTAGGGATTGGCCAGCTAAAAAACAGTAGCTATTTTAAAGCCTGGCGGCGCTATACGTTTGCCTGGGCAGTGTTGCTGTTGCCACAGCTTGGAGCCAGCCTTACTTTTCCATTACCTGAAAATGATGATGATGTGGTAGGCGAGCGACGGGTAATTAGAACGGTATATACTGACACTTTTGCTGACTTAGCTTTAAAAGAAGGGGTGGGCTTTTTAGCGCTGATTGCGGCCAATCCTAAAGTGGATGCATGGGTGCCTGGAGATGGGGCAGAAGTTGTACTGCCTACCCGAATGATTTTACCACCTGGGCCACGTAAAGGGATTGTCATTAACCTGGCTGAGCTACGACTCTATTATTATCCACCTGATGATCCTGTCGTGATGGTTTATCCAATCGGTATTGGTCGCAAGGGATGGGAAACCCCCCTAGGAAAAACCAGAATCACTCAGAAAAAACCGAATCCTTCCTGGCGGCCACCTGAATCGATCCGTCAGGAGCGTGCCAGAAAGGGCGAATTTATACCTGATGTGATTCCTCCTGGCCCTAATAATCCACTTGGTAAATATGCATTACGACTAGGGTTTCAGGGTAGCTACTTGATTCATGGCACCAATTTGGACTTTGGAGTGGGTATGCGAGTCAGCCATGGATGCATTCGGTTGTTTCCTGATGATATTGAGGAGCTATTTAGTTGGGTGAATCGAGGCACACCTGTTAGGGTAATTCATGAGCCCTATAAAATTGGTAAGCTTAATGGTGAGTTTTATGTTGAGGCTCATGAGCCTTTATCCGAATGGAGTCGACGCCATGAGACTGCTCCTTATCGAGCGTTGGAGAGCTGGTTTGAAGTGATAGAAAAAGACAGCCAGCAAATGGCTGTCGATCAGCGTAAAATTTTAGATGTGTTGACAGAACAACTGGGTATGCCGGTGAAAGTTTCTGGTGATTTTAGCTCAGCAAAGGTGAGTCAATCACCTTCAGACTCTTAA
- a CDS encoding methyl-accepting chemotaxis protein, whose product MKSIRMKLTLIIMSVTLVPLIVLASILGFESYQSARQALEDQAYEQLVSIREVKKQQIERYFGTIRNQVLSFANDRMIIEAMAEFKTAFTNYRSDAGSPDISKLKSELKQYYDGDYNNEYASRNSGAKKDVSSLFNQLDDDSIALQHAFIKANPHPLGEKDSLIKLEGNTGYAASHAKFHPHIREFLQRFEYYDIFLVDPDTGDIVYSVFKELDYTTSLKTGPYANSGIGEAFKSVVSSSGREVYLTDFASYTPSYEDPASFIATSIYDQGKKLGVLIFQMPIDRINLIMTHEKHWKETGLGSSGETYLVGADFTMRSMSRFLIEDPKGYEAALIAAQIDKKVIDTILSKGTTIGLQPVKTEGTTAAIAGKKELQIFPDYRNVPVLSAYSPLAIEGLNWAIMSEIDEDEAFKTVNELRVFITQVSIGVVVAFTILAYLLSMVVSKLFTYPITKLEENILTIQQDADLTRQIKLDVKDEIGRIASATNGMLSKFNHTVKHIKNAVVDLQQSANKMASLSASTADGVMQQQSESQQVATASTEMNATAQTVASNASSAAKSTDRANQLSEEGIQIANETNLSSEALVKEVSETAGTMERVEADSDKVGSVLDVIRSIAEQTNLLALNAAIEAARAGEQGRGFAVVADEVRTLAQRTQDATQEIQQMIESLQTGSREAVAMMNRSVERAEGNKGQVERLSESLKEISHSVAEINEMNTQMAAAAEEQQAVADGINSSIVRINDISSSTANDAQSSLDTVQHVERLTKRLESLVSEFKV is encoded by the coding sequence ATGAAAAGCATTCGCATGAAATTAACGCTCATCATTATGAGTGTTACTTTAGTTCCCTTAATTGTGTTAGCGTCAATTTTAGGTTTTGAAAGCTATCAGTCAGCACGTCAGGCGTTAGAAGATCAAGCTTATGAACAGCTAGTTTCGATTAGAGAAGTAAAGAAACAGCAAATCGAGCGTTATTTTGGCACGATTCGTAATCAGGTGCTTAGTTTTGCTAATGATCGAATGATCATTGAGGCGATGGCTGAGTTTAAAACAGCCTTCACTAATTACCGCAGTGACGCGGGATCACCTGATATTAGCAAACTCAAATCCGAACTCAAACAGTATTATGATGGAGATTATAACAATGAATATGCGAGTCGAAATAGCGGGGCTAAAAAGGACGTTAGCAGCTTATTTAATCAATTAGATGATGATTCCATTGCACTTCAACATGCTTTTATTAAAGCTAACCCTCATCCACTTGGAGAAAAAGACAGCTTAATTAAACTAGAGGGAAATACTGGGTATGCAGCTTCACATGCGAAATTTCATCCTCATATTCGAGAATTTCTTCAGCGGTTTGAATATTACGATATCTTTTTAGTGGACCCTGATACAGGGGATATTGTTTACTCAGTATTTAAAGAGCTTGATTATACCACCTCTCTAAAAACAGGACCTTATGCAAATTCAGGTATAGGCGAAGCATTTAAAAGCGTGGTTAGTAGCAGTGGTCGTGAGGTTTATTTAACTGATTTTGCTAGTTATACCCCTTCTTATGAAGATCCTGCTTCATTTATTGCGACTTCTATTTATGATCAAGGTAAAAAACTGGGCGTATTAATTTTTCAGATGCCTATTGATCGTATCAATTTAATTATGACTCATGAAAAACACTGGAAAGAAACCGGTCTGGGTAGCTCGGGTGAAACCTATCTAGTGGGTGCTGATTTTACCATGCGCAGTATGAGTCGCTTTTTAATTGAAGACCCGAAAGGTTATGAAGCGGCCCTTATAGCTGCCCAAATAGATAAAAAAGTCATTGATACCATTCTCTCTAAAGGAACAACCATTGGATTACAGCCAGTAAAAACAGAAGGAACCACGGCAGCTATTGCTGGAAAAAAAGAGTTACAAATTTTTCCTGATTATCGCAATGTTCCCGTATTGTCTGCTTATAGTCCGTTAGCAATAGAAGGATTAAACTGGGCGATTATGAGTGAAATAGATGAAGACGAAGCATTTAAAACAGTGAATGAATTACGTGTATTTATTACCCAGGTTAGCATTGGCGTTGTGGTCGCATTCACTATCCTTGCTTATTTACTGAGTATGGTGGTATCTAAGTTATTTACTTATCCGATCACTAAACTGGAAGAAAATATATTAACTATCCAGCAAGATGCGGATTTGACCAGGCAAATTAAACTGGATGTCAAAGATGAAATCGGGCGAATTGCCAGTGCGACCAATGGCATGCTCAGTAAGTTTAATCATACGGTAAAACACATTAAAAATGCGGTAGTCGATTTACAGCAATCGGCAAATAAAATGGCAAGCTTGAGTGCCAGCACGGCTGATGGTGTTATGCAACAACAGTCTGAATCCCAGCAAGTCGCGACAGCCTCAACTGAAATGAATGCTACGGCACAAACGGTAGCATCCAATGCTTCCTCAGCTGCAAAGTCAACTGATAGGGCAAACCAGCTGAGTGAAGAGGGCATTCAAATAGCAAACGAAACTAACCTGTCTTCTGAAGCGTTGGTGAAAGAGGTTTCAGAAACAGCTGGTACCATGGAACGAGTAGAAGCTGATAGTGACAAAGTAGGATCTGTACTGGATGTGATTCGCAGCATTGCTGAACAAACTAACCTATTGGCATTAAATGCAGCCATCGAAGCTGCTCGTGCTGGTGAGCAAGGCCGTGGTTTTGCCGTAGTAGCTGATGAGGTTAGAACGCTGGCTCAGCGTACTCAGGATGCCACGCAAGAAATTCAACAAATGATTGAGAGTTTACAAACCGGCTCTCGTGAAGCGGTAGCAATGATGAATCGCTCTGTTGAACGTGCTGAAGGCAATAAAGGACAGGTAGAGCGGTTGAGTGAATCGCTAAAAGAAATCAGTCATTCTGTTGCCGAAATTAATGAGATGAATACCCAGATGGCAGCGGCAGCGGAAGAGCAACAAGCAGTGGCTGATGGTATTAATAGCAGTATTGTCCGAATCAATGATATTTCATCCAGTACGGCAAATGATGCCCAAAGCAGTTTAGATACGGTTCAGCATGTAGAGCGACTAACGAAGCGGTTAGAGTCGCTAGTGAGTGAGTTTAAAGTTTAA